One Melanotaenia boesemani isolate fMelBoe1 chromosome 8, fMelBoe1.pri, whole genome shotgun sequence DNA segment encodes these proteins:
- the LOC121645014 gene encoding uncharacterized protein LOC121645014: METLAVICFFSALVGNSLEDDITPSRAEVFSSERQRETLSCNYSVAAQNLQWYRQDPGSGPQFLLLITDSTSPTVVKAEPPYPGLTVELKRDRKQVDLVISSAAVSDSAVYYCAVRPTVFILWKRAKGSTTEYIPEFNKQLFVESGLSRLLRPDSTTMVDRGFLIDSCVPCKVQRPAFLSGRPRMPENEVEEEQAVQQRSCLVSFCCRGRTLFICCLTSTRENMLLYLLLLFSHYVAMGSMNIIKQQSSEEVVAEGRNINVSCEYEGSIYNIQWYRQQQRSRPEFLLYITEEGFIHPPGSDFSAHINKTQKHVDLEISSAAVTDSAVYYCALQPTVTGNSKTLYKNLWSKDNAILHNVH, translated from the exons atggaaacactgGCTGTGATTTGCTTCTTTTCAGCTCTCGTAG GTAACAGCCTGGAAGATGATATAACTCCCAGCAGAGCTGAAGTGTTTTCATCAGAGCGTCAAAGAGAAACTCTGTCCTGTAACTACTCAGTTGCAGCTCAGAACCTGCAGTGGTATCGACAGGATCCTGGATCAGGTCCTCAGTTCcttctcctcatcactgattCAACAAGTCCAACTGTGGTGAAAGCAGAACCTCCATACCCTGGACTGACTGTAGAACTGAAGAGGGACAGAAAACAAGTAGATCTGGtgatctcctctgctgcagtgtctgactctgctgtgtactactgtgctgtgagacccacagtg TTTATACTCTGGAAAAGAGCAAAAGGCTCCACAACTGAATATATTCCTGAATTTaacaagcagctgtttgtggaatCAGGACTTTCCAGGCTTCTCCGTCCAGACTCTACGACCATGGTGGACAGAGGCTTCCTAATTGACAGCTGTGTGCCCTGCAAGGTGCAGCGACCTGCATTTCTGTCGGGAAGACCTCGAATGCCTGAAAACGAGGTTGAGGAAGAACAG GCTGTGCAGCAGAGAAGCTGCTTAGTTTCATTCTGCTGCAGAGGAAGAACTTTGTTCATCTGCTGTCTGACTTCAACAAGAGAAAACATGTTACTTTACCTGCTTCTACTTTTCTCTCACTACGTAG CAATGGGCTCCATGAACATCATAAAACAGCAAAGCAGTGAAGAAGTTGTTGCTGAGGGAAGAAACATCAATGTGAGCTGTGAATATGAGGGTTCTATCTACAATATCCAGTGGTACCGACAACAGCAGagatccagaccagagttcctgctctacatcacagaggaaggATTTATTCATCCACCTGGGTCTGATTTCTCAGCtcacataaacaaaacacagaaacatgtagATCTGGagatctcctctgctgcagtgacagactctgctgtgtactactgtgctctgcagcccacagtgacaggaaacagcaaaactctgtacaaaaacctttggagcaaagacaacgcaatactccacaacgtccactag